The DNA window GTAATGTAACGGGAGCGATTGCAAGTATTAAAGCCAGCGATATCGAAAATATTCCTGCCGGTAAACCGGAACAGGTATTACAGGGAAGAGCCGCCGGTGTTTCTGTAGTTACAAATTCCGGGCAACCCGGTGCTGCAGCGACGGTACGTGTAAGGGGAATTACCAGTTTCGGAGCCGGAAGTAATAGTCCGTTATGGGTGGTAGACGGTATTGTGGTAGACAATATCGGATGGCTTAACCAGTCGGATATCGAAAGTATTGAAGTCCTGAAGGATGGTGCATCATCAGCAATTTATGGTGTTTCTGCGGCAAAGGGAGTAATTCTGGTTACTACTAAAAAAGGGAAAAAAGGAAAGTTAACCCTTTCTTATAATGGTTTTTACGGCGTTTCAAACACTGCAAAAAAAATTGACCTTCTGAATGCTTCCCAATATGCGCAAATCATTAATGAAGGTTTGGTAAATGATGGAGGAGCACCAAGATTTTCCAACCCCGGATCATTGGGGAAAGGAACCAACTGGCAGGATACTATTTTCGGAACCGGTGAAAAATCTTCACATGAAGTAAGTATTACCGGAGGCAATGACAAGTCCAGTTATTATACATCCTTTGGGTATTTTGATCAGACGGGTATCGTAATGACTGATATTTCCAATTATAAAAGGATCAATGCCAGATTTAACTCGACGCATAAAGTAACAGACTATTTAACGATAGGGCAAACCTTTGCTTATACTCATACCAAGTCTCAGGGAATAAGTGCCAACGAAGAATATGGTGGCCCTCTAGCTTCCGCAGTGAATCTGGATCCTACCACTCCGGTAGTGGTAACGGATTGGTCTGCAGTAGATCCGAGTGGCTATACCAACCCTTATATCATTCGTGATCCTAATGGTAATCCTTATGGAATTTCACGTTATGTAAACAATGAAATGACAAACCCTCAGGCTTTTCGCCGGATTCAGCAGGGAAATTACAACTGGTCCGATGATTTTGTGGGAAATGTTTTTGCAGAGCTTAAGTTTCTTAAAAACTTTACTTTTAAATCAAGTTTAAATGGTAAGAAATCATATTGGGGAAGCCGCACCTTTACTCCGAAATATTATTTAAGTCCAAACTACAATAATACAAGCTTTAACAGCCTGAATAAGATAGACGAAAACAAGTTTGAATGGAGTATGGAGAATACGTTAACCTATCAAAATAAATTCGGAGATCATAGCATCAACATATTGGTAGGACAGGGAGTGTATCGATATAATATAGCGGGTGGTACCAGTTTAACGTATAGTAATCTGCCTATTGAACGTTGGCAGGATGCCTCTTTTAATTTTAATATTCCGCAGGATGATATTACAGCTACTGGTTGGGATGGTATCCAGACCCGTAAGGCATCTTATTTTGGTAGAGTTATTTATGATTATGCAGATAAATATTTGTTTACCGGAACAATTCGTAGAGATGGTTCTTCAAAATTTGCTACCAATAAGCATTGGGGAACTTTCCCGTCCCTGTCTTTAGGATGGAATGTACATAAAGAGAACTTTTGGCCTGAAAACAAAGTGATCAACAATTTGAAACTTAGAGGAGGCTATGGAGTACTGGGGAATGATGAAATGGATAACTTCAAGTTTGCAAGTTTTATGGTTTCTGGAAGCAACTATACCAATTCAGGAAATAACATCATCATAGGATATGCACCAAGTACACTGGAAAACCCCAATCTGAAATGGGAACAAACCAGTCAGCTGAATATTGCTGCAGATTTGAAATTATTCAGCAATTTCACTCTAACTGCAGATTGGTACAAAAAGAAAACAGTTGATATTCTGCGACAGGTTAATATTCCGGGTTATGTAGGAGTTCCTAATTTACCGTGGGCCAATGTTGGGGATATGGAAAATACAGGTTTTGAACTTGAGCTGGGATATAAAAAGAATTGGGACGACTTTGGTATTTCCATTAACGGAAATTTTGCGACGATAAAAAACAAAGTTCTTCGACTGGAGGATGATATCAATTATTTCAACCTTGCTTCTTTCCAGACCATGGGAGCTGTATCCAGAGTTGCTGTGGGACAGCCTTACGGATCATTCTATGGTCAGACATACAGCGGGGTGTTCCAAAATCAGGCACAAATTGATGCTTATGTTAATTCCAATGGAACCAAACTATTACCCGATGCAAAACCGGGAGATTTTATCTGGCAGGACAATAACGGAGATGGTAAAATTGACGAAGAAGATAAAGTGAATCTGGGAAGCTCTATTCCAAAATACACTTTTGGACTGACCGTTAATTTAAATTATAAAAACTTCGATTTCATGATGTTTGCCCAAGGGCAGGCCGGTAACAAGATTTTTCAGGGCTTAAGAAGATTGGATTTACCGGATGCCAATTACCAGACAAAGATTTTAGATCGATGGACAGGAGAAGGTTCTACCAATGATAATCCTAGAATTACCCGAAATGACCCTAACCATAACTATTCATGGATGTCAAACTATTATCTTCAAAAAGGAGACTATGTTCGTTTGAAAATTATCCAGGTAGGCTATACTCTTCCTCACGATGTTACAAGCCGTTTCGGAATGAGTAAAGTAAGACTGTACATCACCGGTGAAAATGTTTTCACTTTCACAAAATACACAGGATATGATCCTGAGATTGCGGGAAGAAATAATTCTGAACAAGACATTATAGGGGTGGACAGAGCATACTATCCGCAAGCAAGAACTTTTTTGATAGGTGCTAATATTCAATTTTAATTATCAACAACATGAAAAATAAGAAATTTTTATATAAAGGACTTGCCGTTGTTTTTTTTACAGGTCTAAGTTTTACAAATATGGGTTGCAGTGATTCCTATTTGGATGATGTACAGAATTCTGGTGCTTTTAATACTGATTTGTATTTCCAGAACGAACAGCAGTCATTTAGTGCACTGGTTTCCGTATATGATGTTTTAAGAAAATATTCCGGCGGATTTGAAAATACGGTTACTTTTTTTAATGCCGGGTCTGATGATTTTTATTCCGGTGGTGGAAGTTCCAGTGATGGTGCGGGGATCCAGGGAATCAATAATTATATGATTAATCCCAATACCATGCCTGCCAGCTACTGGAAGGATTTTTATCAGGGGGTAGCACGAGCTAACCTTGTAATAGAAAGAGTTCCCGGTGCTTCTATGAGCGATGATCTTAAAAAGAGATATATTGGCGAGGCAAAGGTCCTTCGGTCTTTATACTATTTTGAACTGGTAAGAATGTTTGGAAATATCCCGGTAATTCTGAAAACTTTCAACTCAAATGATGATTACTGGCACATTCCACAGGCAGACCCAAGCAAAGTGTATGCACAGATAGAAAGTGATATCACCGCTGCTATTCCTGATTTAATGATGACGGCGAGTGGCAATGATAAAGGGAGAATTACTCAGGGAACAGCCAGAGCCATCCTGGGTAAAATATATCTTTATGATAGAAAGATGCCGGAAGCGGCAGCACAATTTGCAGAAGTGAATGGTACTCCAGGAGGAACCAGTCAGTATGGATATAAACTGGTGGCCAATTATGCAGACTTGTTTAAAGTGGGTCCGGAAACATCGGATCCGTATAAATTTTCTACAGAATCTATCCTTGAAGTGATGCATACCAACAAAGGAAACTCCGATTGGGGATTCTGGGGACAAGGAAAAGATGAAGGAAATTCTATCAATGTAATGGTATGTCCGCGTTCCTATTCTTTAAAAAATATTCCGAATAACGATGCTCCGGATATCTTTTCAGGATGGGCTTTTAATACGGTAACAGATGACTATGTTAATTTTATGCAGGGAGACCCGAGGCTAAATGTAACGGTTTTTAATGCGAAACAATTGGTAACTGACGGTAAAATTTCTTACAGTCCTGCATTTGCAGATACCGGATATTTTTTAAATAAATATCTGCCTACGAATGCTTTGAAAAGTTCACTTCCGGGACCTGCAGAACTTAATTTCAGACAGAATTACGTTGCCATAAGATTAGCAGATACTTATCTGATGGAAGCAGAAGCCTTAGGAGCGGCAGGAGGAAGAGCTCAGGCATTGCTGGATGCCGTAAGAGCAAGAGTAGGACTGGCATCAGTTCCTGTGTCTTTACAAGCTGTTAAAGATGAAAGAAGAAGAGAGCTTGCAGGAGAAGGACACCGATGGTTTGATCTCGTAAGATGGGGAGATGCTCCTTCAAAGCTTGCATTTAAAGGATTTAAAGCAAACAAAAATGAAATTTTACCAATTCCGTTTAATGAATTGCCCAATACCTCTTTAAAACAAAATCCAGGCTACTAAAACATGAAGTTTCACAACTTATATAGTTTCTTTAAAGGTACTGCACTGCTATGCGGTGTGGTACTTTTTCCTTTATCATGCAGCTCTGTTGCTCAAAATAAAGGAAATGAAGTTCAGTATTGGCTTACTAAAGGAGATGAAAGTGTAAAATTACAACCTCAAAGTCCGGTTAGATTTGTAAATAGTTCCAATAACTTTCAGAATATTGAAATTGATGCCTCTCAAAAGTTTCAATATGTTGATGGTTTCGGATATACATTGACAGGAGGAAGTGTGGAAGTAATTAACCGCTTGTCACCTTCAAAAAGGAAAGCTTTACTTCATGAACTTTTTGGAAATGATAAAAACTCAATTTCCATCAGCTATTTACGATTAAGTATCGGAGCATCCGATCTTGACGGAGAAGTTTTTTCGTACGATGATTTACCGGAAGGGCAGACAGACCCCTCTCTTTCAAAATTCAGTCTGGCAAAAGAAAAGAACCTGATCGCCATGCTCAAGGAAATTCTAACCATTAATCCTCACATTAAAATGATGGCAGCCCCATGGTCGCCACCGGTTTGGATGAAGGATAACGGGAAGTCAAAAGGAGGAAGTCTTAAACCTGAGTTTTATGGAGCATATGCCGATTATTTTGTTAAATATATCCAGGGAATGCAAAAAGAAGGAATCATGATTGATGCCGTTACTCCTCAAAATGAGCCTTTACATCCAGGAAATAATCCAAGTTTATATATGCCTTCTGCTCAACAGGGAGATTTTATCAAAAATCACTTAGGTCCGGCTTTTAAAGCAAAAGGAATCAAAACCAAAATTGTAGTGTATGACCATAACTGCAATAAACCGGAATATGCGATTGATATTTTGAAAGATGCTGATGCGAATCAATATATAGATGGATCGGCATTCCATTTATATGAAGGTGAAATTTCTGCCTTAAGTACAGTTCATAATGCCTTCCCTGATAAAAATCTCTATTTTACCGAACAATGGACAGGTTCAAAAGGAAGTTTCGATGGAGATCTGAACTGGCATACAAAAAATGTTATCATTGGTTCTATGCGAAACTGGAGCAAAACAGCTTTAGAATGGAATCTGGCTAATGATCCAAAGTACGGTCCTCACACAGATGGCGGATGCACGGAATGCAAAGGAGCCATCACGGTTTCCGATAGTGAAAATTTCACCAGAAATGTGTCCTACTATATTATTGCCCATGCTTCTAAATTTGTTCCGGCCGGTTCACAAAGAATTGCTTCTACACAAACGGCTCATCTCTCTACAGCAGCCTTTATGACTCAATCTGGGAAAATAGTTGTAATTGTTCAGAATGACAATAAAGAAGATGAGAATTTTAATATTAAATTTGCCGGTAAAACCGCTGCTGTAACAATTTCCGGACAATCAGCCGCAACCTATATTTTTAATTGAAGATTATGAAAAAAGTGTATTTCTTACTGGCATGCTCAGCATTTGCAATGACTGCCTATGGACAGAAAACAGTGGATCAGAAAGTTGCGGAGTTATTATCTAAAATGACGCTGGAAGAAAAAGTAGGGCAGATGATTCAATACAGTGGCTTTGAATATGCCACGGGACCACAGCATTCTAATTCGGCTACGGTTCTTGATGAAATAAAAAAAGGAAAAGTTGGTTCGATGCTGAATGTAGCGGGAGCCGAAGAAACGAAAGCATTCCAGCAACTGGCCATGCAGTCGAGGATGAAAATTCCTTTATTATTCGGTCAGGATGTTATTCATGGTTACCGTACAACTTTTCCGGTCAACCTGGGACAAGCCGCAAGCTGGGATCTGAATATGATCGAAAAATCTGAAAGAATTGCTGCTACAGAAGCTTCTGCCTATGGTATTCACTGGACTTTTGCTCCGATGGTAGATATTGCCAGGGATCCGAGATGGGGAAGAGTCATGGAAGGTTCGGGAGAAGATACTTATCTGGGTACAAAAATAGGATTAGCAAGAATTAAAGGATTTCAAGGCAAAGGCTTAGGAAATATTGATGCGGTAATGGCCTGTGCAAAACATTTTGCAGCGTATGGTGCGGCAGTAGGCGGAAGAGATTACAATTCTGTAGATATGAGCCTCAGGCAGCTGAACGAAACCTATCTTCCTCCTTTTAAAGCTGCGGCAGAGGCCGGAGTAGCCACATTTATGAATTCTTTTAATGATATCAACGGAATTCCGGCAACGGCCAACGGGTATATTCAAAGAAATCTCTTGAAAGGAAAGTGGAATTATAAAGGTTTTGTGGTATCAGACTGGGGAAGTATCGGGGAGATGATTCCTCACGGATATGCTAAGGATGCCGGTGAAGCTGCTGAAAAAGCCGTGCTTGGAGGAAGTGATATGGATATGGAAAGCAGGGTGTATATGGCAGAACTTCCAAAACTCGTTAAAGACGGAAAAGTAGATGTTAAATGGGTAGATGATGCAACGGGAAGAATTTTAGCCAAGAAATTCGAGATTGGTCTTTTTGATGATCCCTACAGATACAGTAATGAAAAAAGACAGAAAGAACAGACCAATAATCAGGAAAACCGGAAGTTCGGAAGATCTTTCGGTTCTAAAAGTATCGTTCTTCTCAAAAATAAAGGGAATATTCTTCCTCTTTCAAAAACAGTAAAAACAGTTGCTTTAATTGGCCCTTTTGGAAAAGAAACGGTTGCCAACCACGGATTCTGGTCTGTTGCATTTAAAGATGACAACCAAAGAATCATTTCTCAGTTTGACGGAATTAAAAATCAACTGGATAAAAGCTCAACTTTATTGTATGCAAAGGGTTGTAATGTAGATGATCAGGATAAAACTCTGTTTACAGAAGCAATCGAAACTGCTAAAAAAGCAGATGTTGTAATTATGACTCTCGGTGAGGGGCATGCGATGAGTGGTGAAGCAAAGAGCAGGAGTAATATTGGTTTTTCAGGAGTTCAGGAAGATTTGTTGAAAGAAATTGCCAAAACGGGAAAACCTATTGTTCTGATGATTAATGCGGGAAGGCCTTTGATATTCAACTGGGCAGCGGACAATATTCCCACAATTTTATATACCTGGTGGCTGGGAACTGAAGCCGGTAATTCGATTGCAGACGTTTTGTTCGGAACCGTGAATCCGGGAGGGAAACTTCCGATGACTTTTCCAAGAACTGAAGGCCAGATTCCGGTGTACTACAATCATTATAATACGGGAAGACCGGCGAAGAATAATACGGACAGAAATTATGTTTCAGCTTATATCGATCTTGATAATGATCCGAAATTTCCTTTTGGGTTTGGTTTAAGCTACACTGATTTCAAATATTCTGACATGATGGTAAGCTCTTCAGATCTTAAAGGAAACCAGACTTTGAATGTGAGTGTAACTGTTTCCAATACCGGAAAATATGATGGGGAAGAAGTGGTGCAGTTGTATGTCAGAGATCTTTTTGGCAAAGTGGTACGACCTGTAAAAGAATTGAAAGGCTTTGAGAAAATATTCGTCAAAAAAGGAGAAAGTAAAATGGTTGATTTTAAAATTACCACTGAAGATCTGAAGTTTTTTGATGATGAATTAAACTTCGATTGGGAAGGAGGCGAGTTTGATATCATGATCGGAACGGATTCTCAAAATCTGCAGACAAAAAGAATTAATTGGGTGAAATAGTTATAAAATATAAAACAGCTTTTGCCAAAACCTAATGATCATAGACATTGTATGAATTTAAAATCCAAAAATATCATTCAGTTGTGTGCAGTTATACTAGTAGCCGTGTCGGCGACAAACTGTACTTCGACCAAAGGTCATTCAGGTAAAAAACTGATCTGGAGTGATGAATTTAACGGAAAAGGTCTTCCGGACTCATCCAAATGGAATTATGATGAAGGAGGTGATGGCTATGGAAATAATGAAGCTCAGTTTTACACCAAAAACAGGCTTGAAAATGCCCGAATGGAAAACGGAAACCTTATCATTGAAGCTAAAAAGGAAAACTGGGAGAAAAGTAAATATACTTCTGCAAGACTTTTAACCAAAGGAAAATTCTCTTTTCAATATGGAACAATTGAAGTAAGAGCAAAACTTCCCAAAGGTCGCGGAACCTGGCCGGCTATCTGGATGATGAGTGAAAAGATGAATAAGTGGCCGGATGATGGTGAACTGGATATTATGGAACATGTGGGCTTTAATCCTGGGTATGTCCATGCTTCTGTTCACACCAAAAAATACAATCATATTCAGGGAACACAGAAAACGGATACTTTGCTGGTAAAGGATGCAAGTGATACGTTTCACGTGTATAAAGCAGACTGGACCCCGGAAAAAATTGATGTTTATATTGATGACCGGAAATTTTTCACGTACGAAAATAAAGAAAAAACCTATGAAGCATGGCCTTTTGACCAGCCTTATTTTATTATTTTAAATCTGGCAGTAGGCGGTTTCTGGGGCGGAAAGGAAGGAATTGATGACCACATTTTTCCACAGAAATATTATATAGACTATGTAAGGGTCTATCAAAATAAATAATGAAAAAGAGGACAAGTTTGTCCAAAAACAGAAAAAATCATGAGAAAACTAATTGTAAGTTGTTTTGTAATAGGTATTGCAGTGAATGTTAATGCCCAGAATTATTGGAAAAAGAATGCAGGAAAAACAGCTAAGGTAATTCTTACCAACTCTAAAGCAAATGAGAAAATGGTGGATATGGGTGCCGTAAAGTTTGAACAGTTTGGACAACCTAAAGAAACGGAAGCCTGCATTTTTGTGGCGCCCAACTTTAAATACCAGAAATTAATCGGAATAGGAGGGGCCATCACCGATGCTTCAGCAGAAACATTCTATAAAATGCCCAAGAATAAGCAGAAAGAAATTCTTGAGGCCTATTTTGGTAAAAACGGATTAGGATACACCGTAGTTCGTACGAATATGAACTCTTGTGATTTTTCCAGCGATTCTTATACTTATGTTGAGGATAATGATACTTCTCTGAAGACATTCAATGTTGCTCATGATGAAAAGTATAAGATCCCGATGATTAAAGAAGCTCAGAAAGCGATAGGAAATAATTTCACTTTCTATTTTTCTCCATGGAGCCCACCGGCCTGGATGAAGTCGAATAAGAGCTTATACAAAGGAGGAAGACTTGAAAATGAATACTACCAAACGTGGGCAGACTATTATATTAAATTTATCAAAGAATACGAAAAAAGGGGAATTAATATCTGGGGATTAACCGTTCAGAATGAACCTATGGCCACACAGAGTTGGGAGTCATGCATCTACACCGCCGAAGAAGAAGGCGATTTCCTGAAAAATAACCTGGGACCAACGCTTTGGAAAAACGGTTATAAAGATAAAAAAGTAATGATCTGGGATCACAACAGAGATTTAATCTATCAAAGAGCTACCACGACTTTAGGCGATCCGGAGACTTCAAAATATGCTCACGGAATCGGCTACCACTGGTATGAAACCTGGAATAACAAAACCCAGCTTTTTGATAATCTTGCAGAAACACATCGAGCTTTCCCGGATAAGTTCCTTGCTTTTACCGAAGGCTGTAAGGAGCAGTTTAAAATGGATAAAATCTATGACGTAAGCCTGGGAGAACTTTATGGTAAAAATATGCTGAACGATTTTAATAAGGGAAATGCATTATGGACAGACTGGAATATTCTTCTGGATGAAACCGGAGGCCCAAATCATAAAGGGAATTTCTGTTTCGCTCCCATTATCGCAGATACGAAAACAGGCGAAGTATTTTACACCTACGAATACTATTATATCGGTCATGTTTCAAAATATATCAAACCCAATGCCCAGAGAATAGGTAGCTCCTCCAACAGAGCCGCCCTTACCTCCAGTGCTTTCATGAATGACAACGGACAATTGGTAACAGTAATCATGAATGACTCGGATAGTGATATTGAAGCCAACCTTTGGATCGAAGGGATGGCTGCCAAATTAACAGCTCCCGCACACTCTATACAGACTGTAGTTTTATAATATCATATTAATATTATTTTGTAAGAGAATCGGCGGCCTCGAAGAGGCCGCCGATTCGTTTGAGGACATTTTGTTTGTTGATCATTTCATCTTATATAACCTGCAAAAGATGAAAGATCGAAGCAGAAAAAGAAAGCCTGTGAAATACTAGTATCCCACAGGCTTTTATTTATTTAAAAAACGAATCAGATCGTCAAATTTATTAATTTGATGAGAGACTATTTTTCAAGATCATATTTGCTGATTACTTTCTGAGTAACTCCTGAGCTGCTGAAACCTCCATCATGGAAAAGATTCTGCATAGTCACTTTTTTAGTAAGATCAGAGAAAAGGGTAACACAATAATCTGCACATTCAAGGGCCGTTGCATTTCCAAGAGGAGACATATCTTCTGCATAACCAAGGAATCCTCCGAAACCTTTCACACCGCTTCCGGCAGTCGTCATTGTAGGAGACTGAGAAACCGTATTTACACGTACTTTTCTTTCTCCCCAATAATTTCCGAAAGTTCTTGCGATACTTTCCAGATATGCTTTATTATCAGACATGTCATTATAGTCCGGGAATGTTCTTTGCGCTGCGATATAAGTAAGTGCCAAAATACTTCCCCATTCGTTCATACAGTCTTTTTCCCACGCTACACGCATTACCTTATGGAAAGAAACCGCTGAAATATCCCAGCCTTTTTCCAACCAATCATAATTCATTTCAGTATAGTGCTTTCCTTTTCTTACGTTGATAGACATACCGATAGAGTGAAGAATAAAATCTATTTTTCCAAATTTTGCGGTCGCTGCATCAAAAAGTTTTTCAAGATCTTCTATAGAAGTAGCGTCAGCAGCAATCACTTCAGAACCTGTTTTTTCTGCTAAACCATTCAATTCTCCCATTCTTAAAGCAATAGGCGCATTAGATAAGATGAATTCTGCACCTTCTTCATGGCATCTTTCAGCAACTTTCCATGCGATGGATTGTTCATTAAGGGCTCCAAAAATAATTCCCTTTTTGCCTTTAAGTAAACCGTATGACATAATTTTTTAATGTTTATTATGATACAAATGTAGCAATAATTGTGGTTATGACATAATAAAAATGGAGCCTTATCAATTTAAGACTCCATTTTCTTGAAAATATTTATATGACTGAATTTTTAATTGGTTTTCTTGTTCCATTCTGCTTTTACGTCCTCTGCAGCGTCCTTAGTTTTTTCCCAGGCGTCATCGGCTTTATCTTTGATGTCTTCCCAGGTGTCGGATACATTAGCTTTTACCCTGTCGAACCAGTCTTCCTGATTAGCTTCCTGATCATTATTCTTCTTTTCATTAATATAATCTTTGGCTCTGTCTGCCAATTCATTGATTTTCCATTTTGCATTTTCTGCCGCATTCTGTAAAGAGTTTTCTACATTATTCACTGCATTTTCCGCTTTGTTATAATCTGAATTGTTCATAATACTCTAAATTTAATTTGGTACAGATAAATAAACAATAACCATTCCTAAAATCAGGTTGTTCTGTTAAATTTTTCACAATCTTTTGTTATAGATTTCTAAATCAGTAGTAAATTTATCTTTTAAAATGTGGTAATTATGGAAAAAATACGCTGTGGCTGGTGCGAAAAAGACGATCTGTACAGGAAATATCATGATGAAGAGTGGGGAAGACCTGTATACGATGATGAAACTATATTTGAATTTCTGATCCTTGAAAGTTTTCAGGCGGGATTGAGCTGGTATACTATTTTATCAAAAAGAGATCACTTCAGAAAAGCCTTTGATCATTTTAACTATAAAAAAATGGCTGCTTATGGTGATCAAAAGATCGAAGAACTCATGAATAATTCCGGAATTATCAGAAACAGACTTAAAATATTGGCTGCTGTTACCAATGCACAGAAATTTATGGAAGTGCAAAAGGAATTTGGAAGCTTTTCAAAATATATCTGGGGTTTTACAGACGGAAAGCCTGTAGACAATAATCCTCAAACTTTAGCAGACATTCCTGCTACAACCGAAATTTCAGATATCATTTCAAAAGATTTGAAAAAAAGAGGGTTTAAATTTGTGGGTTCGACAGTGGTTTATGCTCATATGCAGGCTACCGGAATGGTAAATGACCATCTTAAAAGCTGTTTCACTAGAAAATAATTCGTTTTAAATTATTCAATTTTTGGTGATGTTTTATAGTGATACTGCAATTTGTTGTTAATCATTCGGAGACGTGTATTTGAAAATGCTCATAAATACTATGATTAATAACTGGTTGATAT is part of the Chryseobacterium lactis genome and encodes:
- a CDS encoding glycoside hydrolase family 30 protein → MRKLIVSCFVIGIAVNVNAQNYWKKNAGKTAKVILTNSKANEKMVDMGAVKFEQFGQPKETEACIFVAPNFKYQKLIGIGGAITDASAETFYKMPKNKQKEILEAYFGKNGLGYTVVRTNMNSCDFSSDSYTYVEDNDTSLKTFNVAHDEKYKIPMIKEAQKAIGNNFTFYFSPWSPPAWMKSNKSLYKGGRLENEYYQTWADYYIKFIKEYEKRGINIWGLTVQNEPMATQSWESCIYTAEEEGDFLKNNLGPTLWKNGYKDKKVMIWDHNRDLIYQRATTTLGDPETSKYAHGIGYHWYETWNNKTQLFDNLAETHRAFPDKFLAFTEGCKEQFKMDKIYDVSLGELYGKNMLNDFNKGNALWTDWNILLDETGGPNHKGNFCFAPIIADTKTGEVFYTYEYYYIGHVSKYIKPNAQRIGSSSNRAALTSSAFMNDNGQLVTVIMNDSDSDIEANLWIEGMAAKLTAPAHSIQTVVL
- a CDS encoding enoyl-ACP reductase FabI, whose product is MSYGLLKGKKGIIFGALNEQSIAWKVAERCHEEGAEFILSNAPIALRMGELNGLAEKTGSEVIAADATSIEDLEKLFDAATAKFGKIDFILHSIGMSINVRKGKHYTEMNYDWLEKGWDISAVSFHKVMRVAWEKDCMNEWGSILALTYIAAQRTFPDYNDMSDNKAYLESIARTFGNYWGERKVRVNTVSQSPTMTTAGSGVKGFGGFLGYAEDMSPLGNATALECADYCVTLFSDLTKKVTMQNLFHDGGFSSSGVTQKVISKYDLEK
- a CDS encoding DNA-3-methyladenine glycosylase I, with protein sequence MEKIRCGWCEKDDLYRKYHDEEWGRPVYDDETIFEFLILESFQAGLSWYTILSKRDHFRKAFDHFNYKKMAAYGDQKIEELMNNSGIIRNRLKILAAVTNAQKFMEVQKEFGSFSKYIWGFTDGKPVDNNPQTLADIPATTEISDIISKDLKKRGFKFVGSTVVYAHMQATGMVNDHLKSCFTRK